In the genome of Lynx canadensis isolate LIC74 chromosome X, mLynCan4.pri.v2, whole genome shotgun sequence, one region contains:
- the RBM10 gene encoding RNA-binding protein 10 isoform X7, whose amino-acid sequence MDYRSYPREYGSQEGKHDYDDSSEEQSAEDSYEASPGSETQRRRRRRHRHSPTGPPGFPRDGDYRDQDYRTEQGEEEEEDEEEEEEEKASNIVMLRMLPQAATEDDIRGQLQSHGVQAREVRLMRNKSSGQSRGFAFVEFSHLQDATRWMEANQHSLNILGQKVSMHYSDPKPKINEDWLCNKCGVQNFKRREKCFKCGVPKSEAEQKLPLGARLDQQTLPLGGRELSQGLLPLPQPYQAQGVLASQALSQGSEPSSENANDTIILRNLNPHSTMDSILGALAPYAVLSSSNVRVIKDKQTQLNRGFAFIQLSTIVEAAQLLQILQALHPPLTIDGKTINVEFAKGSKRDMASNEGSRINAASVASTAIAAAQWAISQASQGGEGAWATPEEPPVDYSYYQQDEGYGGSQGTESSLYAHGYLKGTKGPGITGTKGDPAGAGPEASLEPGTDSVSLQAFSRAQPGAAPGIYQQSAEASGSQGAAANSQSYTIMSPAVLKSELQSPTHPSSALPPATSPTAQESYNQYPVPDVSTYQYDETSGYYYDPQTGLYYDPNSQYYYNAQSQQYLYWDGERRTYVPALEQSADGHKETGAPSKEGKEKKEKHKTKTAQQIAKDMERWARSLNKQKENFKNSFQPISSLRDDERRESATADAGYAILEKKGALAERQHTSMDLPKLASDDRPSPPRGLVAAYSGESDSEEEQERGGPEREEKLTDWQKLACLLCRRQFPSKEALIRHQQLSGLHKQNLEIHRRAHLSENELEALEKNDMEQMKYRDRAAERREKYGIPEPPEPKRRKYGGMSAASVDFEQPTRDGLGSDNIGSRMLQAMGWKEGSGLGRKKQGIVTPIEAQTRVRGSGLGARGSSYGVTSTESYKETLHKTMVTRFNEAQ is encoded by the exons ATGGACTACCGCTCATATCCCCGCGAGTACGGTAGCCAGGAGGGCAAGCACGACTATGACGACTCGTCCGAGGAGCAGAGTGCAGAG GATTCCTACGAGGCCTCCCCGGGCTCCGAGACTCAGCgtaggcggcggcggcggcacaGGCACAGCCCCACCGGCCCGCCAGGCTTCCCCCGAGACGGCGACTATCGGGACCAGGACTATCGGACCgagcaaggggaggaggaggaggaggatgaggaggaggaggaggaggagaaggccaGTAACATCGTCATGCTGAGGATGCTGCCACAGGCAGCCACTGAGGATGAC ATCCGGGGCCAGCTGCAGTCCCACGGAGTGCAAGCGCGGGAGGTCCGGCTGATGCGGAACAAATCCTCAG GTCAGAGCCGGGGCTTCGCCTTCGTCGAGTTTAGTCACTTGCAGGACGCTACAAGATGGATGGAAGCCAATCAG CACTCCCTCAACATCCTGGGCCAGAAGGTGTCCATGCACTACAGCGACCCCAAGCCCAAGATCAATGAGGACTGGCTGTGTAATAAG TGTGGCGTCCAGAACTTCAAACGCCGTGAGAAGTGCTTCAAATGTGGCGTGCCCAAGTCAG AGGCGGAGCAGAAGCTGCCCCTGGGCGCAAGGCTGGATCAGCAGACGCTGCCTCTGGGTGGACGGGAGCTAAGCCAGGGCCTGCTCCCCCTGCCTCAGCCCTACCAGGCCCAGGGAGTGCTGGCCTCCCAAGCCCTGTCACAGGGCTCAGAGCCAAGCTCAGAGAACGCCAATGACA CCATCATTTTGCGCAACCTGAACCCACACAGCACCATGGACTCCATCCTGGGGGCCCTGGCACCCTATGCGGTGCTGTCCTCCTCCAACGTACGCGTCATCAAGGACAAGCAGACCCAACTGAATCGCGGCTTCGCCTTCATCCAGCTCTCCACCATCGTG gaaGCAGCCCAGCTACTGCAGATCCTACAGGCCCTGCACCCACCGCTCACCATCGACGGCAAGACCATCAACGTTGAGTTCGCCAAGGGTTCTAAGAG GGACATGGCCTCCAATGAAGGCAGCCGCATCAATGCTGCCTCTGTGGCCAGCACTGCCATTGCTGCAGCCCAGTGGGCCATCTCACAG gcctcccagggtggggagggtgcctgggCCACCCCCGAGGAGCCACCGGTCGACTACAGCTACTACCAACAGGATGAGGGCTATGGCGGCAGCCAGGGCACAGAGTCCTCCCTCTATGCCCATGGCTACCTCAAGGGCACCAAGGGCCCCGGCATCACTGGAACCAAAGGGGACCCAGCTGGAGCAG GTCCTGAGGCCTCCCTGGAGCCTGGGACAGACTCTGTGTCACTGCAGGCTTTCTCCCGTGCCCAGCCTGGTGCCGCACCTGGCATCTACCAGCAATCAGCCGAGGCGAGCGGCAGCCAGGGTGCCGCTGCCAACAGCCAG TCATACACCATCATGTCACCCGCTGTGCTCAAATCTGAGCTCCAGAGCCCTacccatcccagctctgccctgccaCCAGCCACCAGCCCCACTGCCCAGGAGTCCTACAACCAGTACC ctgttCCGGACGTGTCTACTTACCAGTACGACGAGACCTCTGGCTACTACTATGACCCCCAGACTGGCCTCTACTATGACCCCAACTCCCAG tatTATTACAACGCTCAGAGCCAGCAGTACCTGTACTGGGACGGGGAGAGACGGACCTACGTCCCTGCGCTGGAACAGTCAGCCGACGGGCATAAGGAGACGGGGGCCCCCTCGAAAGAGggtaaagaaaagaaggagaagcacAAGACCAAGACAGCCCAACAG ATTGCCAAGGACATGGAACGCTGGGCCCGCAGCCtcaacaagcaaaaagaaaacttcaaaaacagCTTCCAGCCCATCAGTTCCCTGCGAGACGATGAAAGGCGGGAATCAGCTACCGCAGATGCTGGCTATGCCATCCTCGAGAAGAAG GGAGCACTAGCTGAAAGACAGCACACCAGCATGGACCTCCCGAAACTGGCCAGCGATGACCGCCCA AGCCCACCTCGGGGCCTCGTGGCAGCCTACAGCGGGGAGAGTGACAGCGAGGAGGAGCAGGAGCGCGGGGGTCCGGAACGGGAGGAGAAGCTCACTGACTGGCAGAAGCTGGCCTGTCTGCTCTGCCGGCGCCAGTTCCCCAGCAAGGAGGCGCTCATCCGCCACCAGCAGCTCTCTGGGCTACACAAG CAAAACCTTGAGATTCACCGACGAGCGCACCTGTCGGAAAATGAGCTGGAAGCACTGGAGAAGAACGACATGGAG CAAATGAAGTACCGGGACCGTGCAGCTGAACGCAGAGAGAAGTACGGCATCCCTGAGCCACCGGAGCCCAAGCGGAGGAAGTACGGCGGCATGTCTGCAGCTTCTGT GGACTTTGAGCAGCCCACACGGGATGGGCTGGGCAGCGACAACATTGGCAGTCGTATGCTCCAGGCCATGGGCTGGAAAGAAGGTAGTGGCCTGGGCCGGAAGAAGCAGGGCATCGTGACGCCCATTGAG GCCCAGACACGGGTGCGGGGTTCCGGCTTGGGGGCCCGAGGCAGCTCCTACGGGGTCACCTCAACCGAGTCCTACAAGGAGACACTGCACAAGACAATGGTGACCCGCTTCAACGAGGCCCAGTGA